A genomic region of Photobacterium swingsii contains the following coding sequences:
- the pilO gene encoding type 4a pilus biogenesis protein PilO has product MMNLWHQLSDRFDELSQREQVLIFVSGWIALLFVGYLLFLEPQMKQLSSIRLAVINTSNQLINSENQVLVMERKLKDDPDADVDQRIEHLRVQNRQLNQQLEGRVGSLVTPMQMSNLMEDVLRRSDRLKLVSLQSQPPAQLISGEDEGYYIHPVRLNLRGRYFDVVNYLQQLEALPVKYYWQSLNYQVDTYPWADIQLDVYTLGESKDFIGG; this is encoded by the coding sequence ATGATGAATCTATGGCATCAGCTATCTGACCGTTTTGATGAACTTAGCCAACGCGAGCAGGTGTTAATCTTTGTCTCAGGTTGGATCGCACTGCTGTTTGTTGGATATTTATTGTTTCTTGAGCCTCAAATGAAGCAGTTATCCAGCATCCGCCTTGCTGTGATAAATACCAGTAACCAGTTGATCAATAGTGAAAATCAGGTATTGGTGATGGAGCGCAAACTCAAGGACGATCCTGACGCTGACGTTGATCAGCGTATAGAGCATCTCAGAGTGCAAAATCGCCAACTTAACCAGCAGCTAGAAGGGCGGGTGGGAAGTTTGGTTACCCCGATGCAAATGTCGAACCTGATGGAAGATGTTTTGCGCCGTAGCGATCGTTTGAAACTCGTCAGCTTGCAATCTCAACCTCCAGCACAGTTGATCAGCGGTGAAGATGAAGGTTATTACATTCACCCTGTGCGCCTAAATTTGCGTGGACGATATTTTGATGTCGTCAATTATTTACAGCAGCTGGAAGCCTTGCCTGTGAAGTATTACTGGCAGAGTCTAAATTATCAGGTCGATACATATCCGTGGGCGGACATTCAACTGGATGTGTACACCTTGGGCGAAAGTAAGGACTTTATTGGTGGCTAA
- a CDS encoding MSHA biogenesis protein MshK — protein MANHWVVNKLMVKYVFMVALGVGMFISSVHANQDPTAPLGWQAPVKKHTTSRTRLPQLQGILCDEQSRCTAILNNKVVSIGGRISGYTLSSIQDESVMLRRGSKQWRLEMFAENIKTH, from the coding sequence GTGGCTAATCACTGGGTAGTTAATAAGTTGATGGTGAAGTACGTTTTCATGGTTGCACTTGGGGTGGGCATGTTTATAAGTTCTGTGCATGCAAACCAAGATCCAACGGCGCCACTTGGCTGGCAAGCGCCTGTAAAAAAACACACCACGAGCCGAACACGTTTACCACAGCTACAGGGCATCCTTTGTGACGAGCAAAGCCGGTGCACCGCTATTTTAAATAATAAAGTGGTCAGTATTGGTGGGCGTATCAGTGGGTACACCTTATCGTCAATACAAGATGAAAGCGTCATGTTACGTCGCGGCAGTAAACAGTGGCGACTTGAAATGTTCGCTGAAAATATAAAAACACATTAA
- a CDS encoding type II secretion system F family protein produces MPIFNYRGRDSQGKMLRGQLDAASQEAAADILMRQGVIPLDIRQGRAKSAGIDLKALFQSSVPLDMLVIFCRQMFSLTKAGVPLLRSINGLAQSSNHPLMKETLETVAAELTNGRSLSSSMSQHPRVFSELFVSMIHIGENTGRLDDSLYQLALYYEQEMETRRRIKSAMRYPIFVLSAIMIAMTVLNIKVIPQFASMFERFGVELPLPTRILIGTSNFFVNYWPLMFGGFAVAWIGVRLWRNTAEGKEKWDGWRLKVPIIGNIVNRAQLSRFSRTFSLMIRAGVPLNQALQMAAEALGNRYLEKRLIEMKNGIEGGNSISQTATQSGVFTPLVLQMIAVGEETGQVDELLLEASDFYDREVDYDLKTLTARIEPILLAIVAAMVLVLALGIFVPMWSMLDVARGV; encoded by the coding sequence ATGCCGATTTTTAATTATCGTGGGCGTGACAGTCAAGGCAAGATGTTACGTGGCCAACTTGATGCTGCCTCACAAGAAGCAGCCGCGGATATCTTGATGCGCCAAGGCGTTATTCCGCTTGATATACGTCAAGGAAGAGCGAAATCGGCGGGCATTGATCTCAAAGCCCTATTTCAGAGTAGTGTGCCGCTCGACATGTTAGTGATTTTTTGTCGCCAGATGTTCAGTCTGACCAAGGCGGGGGTTCCTTTGCTGCGTTCAATCAATGGATTAGCGCAGAGCTCAAATCACCCTTTGATGAAAGAAACATTGGAAACAGTTGCGGCTGAGCTCACCAATGGCCGTTCATTATCCTCGTCTATGAGTCAGCATCCTCGTGTTTTCTCTGAGCTTTTTGTGTCTATGATTCATATCGGTGAGAACACAGGGCGCTTGGACGATTCGTTATATCAACTTGCACTGTATTATGAGCAAGAGATGGAAACACGCCGCCGTATTAAATCTGCTATGCGTTATCCGATCTTTGTATTATCCGCCATCATGATTGCGATGACAGTGCTTAACATTAAAGTGATCCCACAGTTTGCCTCTATGTTTGAACGCTTTGGGGTTGAGTTGCCATTGCCCACGCGGATCTTAATTGGTACCTCTAACTTCTTTGTAAACTACTGGCCACTTATGTTTGGTGGCTTTGCTGTGGCATGGATTGGTGTGCGTTTATGGCGTAATACGGCAGAAGGCAAAGAAAAGTGGGATGGTTGGCGTTTAAAAGTGCCGATCATTGGCAACATAGTCAATCGTGCACAGTTGTCACGTTTCTCTCGTACATTTTCACTAATGATCCGTGCTGGGGTTCCTCTTAACCAAGCGCTACAAATGGCAGCAGAAGCCTTAGGTAACCGTTATTTAGAAAAACGGTTAATCGAGATGAAAAACGGTATTGAAGGCGGTAATAGTATTTCTCAGACGGCCACTCAGTCTGGTGTGTTTACGCCTTTGGTTTTACAAATGATTGCTGTAGGTGAAGAAACCGGTCAAGTGGATGAGTTACTCCTAGAGGCATCTGATTTCTATGACCGTGAGGTAGATTACGACCTCAAAACGCTAACGGCACGTATTGAGCCGATCTTATTAGCCATTGTTGCTGCTATGGTGCTCGTCTTAGCTTTAGGGATATTTGTCCCAATGTGGAGCATGCTCGATGTTGCCCGAGGCGTTTAA
- the mshL gene encoding pilus (MSHA type) biogenesis protein MshL, producing MRRLVIGVLLASLIGCSTNMGHRDPVEIKQELNAAANEASSRPLTDLPPAVSNDLMPSLDGKDFASTSSLEKRFRVNARNVDARVFFGSLVKGTPFNMVIHPKVTGRISLTLRDVTLDEVLAVVSDIYGYNATRQGNIIKVFPATLRTEVIPVDYLQLQRRGVSLTSLTTGSMTSNNQNSNSNSGSKSSNSNSSNKNNNNSNNSNKKTTTPTGGSSIETVSESDFWAQLEKAVTAMIGNGQGRSIVVSPQASLISVRAYPNELREVKEFLGISQERLKRQVVLEAKIMEVTLNDGYQQGVNWSNITSSIGGTDIIFGRTAANAAAGVVPLPGGDAIAAALGGQTNITIKDGNFEAVLSFLETQGDLNVLSSPRVTAANNQKAIIKVGGDEYFVTDISGGEVNGDNSTASPDIELTPFFSGISLDVTPQINDSDEVLLHVHPAVVDVVTESKEIDLGNTFGVYKLPLAKSSIRESDSVIHARSGDVVVIGGLMKSQTADQVSKVPLLGDIPALGHLFRNVNKITQKTELVILLKPTVVGEQTWQKEIERSRALVTEWFPEDN from the coding sequence ATGCGTAGATTAGTTATTGGAGTGCTTTTAGCGTCGTTAATTGGCTGCTCAACTAACATGGGACACCGTGATCCCGTTGAAATCAAGCAAGAACTTAATGCCGCCGCGAATGAAGCAAGCAGTCGACCGTTGACGGATTTGCCGCCAGCGGTCAGCAACGATTTGATGCCAAGTTTAGATGGCAAAGACTTTGCCTCAACCTCGTCATTAGAGAAGCGCTTTCGCGTTAACGCTCGCAATGTGGATGCTCGTGTTTTCTTTGGCAGCTTGGTCAAAGGCACACCATTTAACATGGTGATCCACCCTAAAGTAACTGGGCGTATTTCGTTAACGTTGCGCGATGTGACCTTGGATGAAGTATTAGCCGTCGTGTCAGATATCTACGGCTATAACGCGACACGTCAAGGCAATATCATCAAAGTATTCCCTGCCACTTTACGTACTGAAGTGATCCCTGTTGATTACTTGCAATTACAGCGTCGCGGAGTGTCATTAACATCGCTGACGACAGGCTCTATGACAAGCAATAACCAGAATTCAAATTCTAATTCTGGGTCGAAATCGAGTAACAGTAATAGCTCCAATAAAAATAATAACAACTCGAACAATTCCAATAAAAAAACAACCACACCAACAGGCGGTAGTAGCATTGAGACCGTGTCTGAAAGTGATTTTTGGGCGCAGTTAGAAAAAGCCGTGACTGCGATGATCGGTAATGGTCAGGGGCGTAGCATAGTGGTATCACCACAAGCGAGCTTGATCAGTGTCCGTGCTTATCCCAATGAATTACGTGAAGTGAAAGAGTTCTTGGGGATTTCTCAAGAGCGTCTAAAACGCCAAGTTGTCTTGGAAGCCAAGATCATGGAAGTCACCTTGAATGATGGTTATCAGCAAGGAGTGAACTGGAGCAATATTACTTCAAGTATTGGTGGTACAGACATTATCTTTGGTCGTACGGCAGCAAATGCCGCAGCGGGCGTAGTCCCTCTGCCTGGTGGTGACGCCATTGCAGCAGCATTAGGTGGACAAACAAACATCACCATTAAGGACGGCAATTTTGAAGCTGTATTGAGTTTCTTAGAAACCCAAGGCGATTTGAATGTGCTATCCAGCCCACGAGTGACAGCGGCGAACAACCAAAAAGCGATCATTAAAGTGGGTGGAGATGAGTATTTTGTAACAGATATTTCAGGTGGTGAAGTGAATGGCGATAACAGCACTGCGTCACCCGATATTGAACTTACCCCGTTTTTCTCTGGTATCTCGTTAGATGTCACGCCACAAATCAATGACAGTGATGAAGTGTTATTACATGTTCACCCTGCAGTGGTAGACGTGGTCACTGAATCAAAAGAAATTGATTTGGGTAATACATTCGGTGTGTATAAATTACCGCTAGCGAAAAGTTCGATTCGCGAGTCAGACTCTGTCATCCATGCACGCAGTGGTGATGTTGTGGTGATCGGTGGCTTGATGAAGTCACAGACGGCAGATCAAGTCTCTAAAGTTCCTTTACTGGGTGATATTCCTGCACTTGGCCACCTTTTCCGTAACGTGAATAAAATCACGCAAAAAACGGAATTGGTTATTTTGCTTAAACCAACAGTTGTGGGTGAGCAAACATGGCAAAAAGAAATTGAACGTTCTCGTGCGCTTGTGACGGAATGGTTCCCTGAAGACAATTAA
- a CDS encoding ExeA family protein, with protein sequence MYESYFGCKQSPFMLTPNTAMFHALPPHLEAIQTALAALEMGEGIVHISGEVGTGKTLVCRMLINQLPAHFDLAYLPTPAASAQELRVAIANELNVASEGDMTALTARLHRELISRKEKGQSVVVILDEAQALPDEALEAIRLLGNLETEQEKLLHIVLIGQPELDARLQQHHLRQFLQRVTFKATLRPLDIAETIAYIEYRLACAGCHRTLFSLPLYKALWQSSQGIPRVINLLCHKALLATYSRKLPVVGQQELLLAIKETNGARQPLWTYPILWGWKLA encoded by the coding sequence ATGTATGAATCGTACTTTGGCTGTAAGCAGTCGCCCTTCATGCTAACGCCTAATACGGCAATGTTTCATGCATTGCCGCCTCACCTTGAAGCGATTCAAACTGCGTTGGCTGCGCTAGAAATGGGTGAAGGTATCGTACACATATCGGGAGAGGTCGGCACGGGAAAAACCTTGGTGTGCCGTATGTTGATCAATCAACTGCCGGCTCATTTCGATTTGGCCTATTTGCCGACACCAGCGGCTTCGGCACAAGAATTACGTGTTGCGATTGCCAATGAGTTAAATGTTGCCAGTGAGGGGGATATGACCGCTCTCACTGCGCGTTTGCACCGTGAACTGATCAGCCGTAAAGAAAAGGGGCAGTCAGTCGTGGTGATTCTAGATGAAGCACAGGCGTTGCCAGATGAAGCGTTAGAGGCGATTCGTTTACTGGGTAACCTTGAAACAGAGCAAGAGAAATTGCTGCATATTGTGCTTATCGGTCAACCTGAATTGGATGCGCGATTACAGCAGCACCACTTGCGTCAGTTTCTGCAGCGCGTGACATTTAAAGCGACATTACGTCCCTTGGATATCGCAGAAACCATTGCTTATATCGAATATCGTTTAGCCTGTGCCGGGTGCCATCGAACATTATTTTCGTTGCCTTTGTATAAAGCATTATGGCAGTCGAGCCAAGGTATCCCACGAGTTATCAATTTACTGTGCCATAAAGCGCTACTGGCTACGTATAGCCGAAAATTACCTGTTGTGGGTCAGCAAGAGTTATTGCTGGCAATAAAAGAAACCAATGGTGCCCGTCAGCCCCTCTGGACATACCCAATATTATGGGGATGGAAATTAGCATGA
- a CDS encoding prepilin-type N-terminal cleavage/methylation domain-containing protein has protein sequence MKKQVGFSLVELVIVIIVVGLLAVAALPRFLNVTDEAKKASIQGVAGGYATAALSARAQWEAYGRPTEGSGASRVQKVNYDGTEFYLTVATTDGKISDGYPLSLSDKKISAIDSSDCVDLMQNLLQNPPLVTSNSTEAQTGKYLFYVTKETADAQSACRYYQLASANAQGDVVSNLTSGHSFIYKPAKGQVEVVLN, from the coding sequence ATGAAAAAACAAGTTGGCTTTTCATTAGTTGAATTAGTGATTGTTATTATTGTTGTCGGTTTATTGGCAGTTGCAGCACTTCCTCGCTTTTTGAATGTGACAGATGAAGCTAAAAAAGCATCTATTCAAGGGGTTGCTGGTGGTTATGCGACTGCGGCTTTATCAGCTAGAGCGCAGTGGGAAGCCTACGGTCGTCCTACGGAAGGTTCTGGCGCGAGTCGGGTACAAAAAGTGAATTATGATGGCACTGAATTTTACCTAACAGTAGCAACAACAGACGGTAAAATTAGTGATGGTTACCCGCTGTCGTTAAGTGACAAAAAAATCTCAGCGATAGATAGTTCAGATTGTGTGGATTTAATGCAGAACCTATTGCAGAATCCACCATTAGTGACCAGTAACAGTACAGAAGCACAAACAGGGAAATACCTGTTTTATGTAACGAAAGAAACAGCAGATGCACAAAGTGCATGCCGTTATTATCAGTTAGCGTCAGCTAACGCCCAAGGTGATGTCGTGAGTAATTTAACTTCCGGACATTCATTCATTTATAAGCCTGCAAAAGGGCAAGTTGAAGTAGTGCTTAATTAG
- a CDS encoding type II secretion system protein gives MKRQNGFTLIELVVVIVILGILAVTAAPRFLNLQGDARASTLEGLKGAINGAAGIVYGKAAIEGKESTDGSSTKVEADDITVSFGYPTAEATGIVKSMKIDDSEWAVAYDTTAPRVAVFAQKTTALSGADKAKIEGTSCYISYKEATSGAEPTIVVTKTGC, from the coding sequence ATGAAACGTCAGAATGGTTTTACCCTGATTGAGCTAGTGGTTGTTATTGTTATTCTAGGTATTTTAGCGGTTACTGCTGCGCCTCGATTCCTTAACTTACAAGGTGATGCGCGAGCGTCAACTTTAGAAGGTTTAAAAGGTGCGATTAATGGCGCGGCTGGTATTGTTTACGGTAAAGCTGCAATTGAAGGAAAAGAGTCAACAGATGGTTCTAGCACTAAAGTTGAAGCAGATGATATTACAGTTAGCTTCGGTTACCCAACGGCGGAGGCTACTGGTATTGTTAAATCAATGAAAATTGATGATTCTGAGTGGGCTGTTGCCTATGATACGACAGCACCTCGAGTTGCGGTATTTGCACAGAAAACGACAGCATTATCTGGTGCTGATAAAGCTAAAATTGAAGGGACTAGTTGCTATATTTCTTACAAAGAAGCAACATCTGGCGCAGAGCCAACTATCGTGGTTACTAAAACAGGCTGTTAA
- a CDS encoding prepilin-type N-terminal cleavage/methylation domain-containing protein, translated as MKRQGGFTLIELVVVIVILGILAVTAAPRFLNLQGDARNAALQGLKGAINGGAGIVYGKAAIEGKESSKDVVNVGTGNAAVKTIYGYPTATSAGIVATLSNFNDDWEIVKNTGKSENAAGTILLTFKQYKDTETANIPSKCYVTYTAADASNPAKVTIETDACK; from the coding sequence ATGAAGCGTCAAGGTGGTTTCACGCTTATCGAGTTAGTGGTTGTGATTGTTATTTTGGGGATTTTAGCGGTGACAGCTGCGCCTCGATTCTTAAACCTTCAAGGCGATGCGCGAAATGCTGCCCTACAAGGTCTTAAAGGTGCAATCAATGGCGGTGCGGGCATCGTTTACGGTAAAGCTGCGATTGAAGGTAAAGAAAGTAGCAAGGATGTTGTAAATGTTGGTACAGGTAATGCTGCTGTAAAAACAATCTATGGTTACCCGACTGCTACTTCTGCTGGCATTGTTGCAACACTGTCTAACTTTAATGATGATTGGGAAATAGTAAAAAATACAGGGAAAAGTGAAAATGCGGCTGGGACGATCCTGTTAACGTTTAAGCAATATAAAGATACAGAAACGGCAAATATCCCAAGTAAATGTTACGTAACTTACACTGCAGCAGATGCATCTAACCCAGCTAAAGTTACAATTGAAACAGATGCTTGTAAGTAA
- a CDS encoding GspE/PulE family protein, translated as MQIRLRKRLGDLLVEEAIISQQQLEHALDQQQVSGRKLGDTLISLGFLTEKQMLEFLARQLDIPLVDLNRANIDIDAVALLSEVHARRLRALVIGLRGDTVRVAMSDPADLAAQEAIFDQLQDYRVELVIARERQLIGSFDRYYRRTKEIVSFAEQLQAEHQSDSDYTFGLEDTENDEVTVVKLINSLFEDAIQVGASDIHIEPDTNVLRIRQRIDGVLHETLLNEASVASALVLRLKLMGGLDISEKRLPQDGRFNVKVRGHSVDVRVSTMPVQHGESVVMRLLDQSAGILSLEEVGMPAELLARFRRQLKRPHGMILVTGPTGSGKTTTLYGALSELNKPGKKLITAEDPVEYRLPRVNQVQVNAKIGLTFSSILRTFLRQDPDIILVGEMRDQETVEIGLRSALTGHLVLSTLHTNDAVDSALRMMDMEAPGYLVASGVRAVLAQRLVRKVCADCGEPEELDDAKQQWLKARFPDVETAEFQQGRGCQSCNFTGYRGRIGVFELLEFDQSMMDALRDNNAVLFSQIARNSTGYKPLINSALDLALVGRTSLDEVIQLGEGDFIDDTLL; from the coding sequence ATGCAGATCCGATTACGTAAACGTCTGGGTGATTTATTGGTTGAAGAAGCCATTATCTCCCAGCAGCAGTTAGAACACGCGCTTGATCAACAGCAAGTGTCAGGCCGAAAGCTGGGCGATACCTTGATTAGCTTGGGCTTTTTAACTGAAAAGCAGATGCTTGAGTTCTTGGCACGTCAACTTGATATCCCATTGGTCGATTTAAATCGCGCCAATATTGATATAGATGCTGTGGCTTTATTGAGTGAAGTACATGCTCGCCGTTTGCGTGCATTAGTGATCGGTCTTCGTGGTGATACCGTTCGTGTAGCAATGAGTGATCCTGCGGATCTGGCGGCACAAGAAGCCATTTTTGATCAGTTGCAGGATTATCGCGTTGAATTGGTGATAGCCAGAGAGCGTCAACTGATAGGATCCTTTGACCGTTATTATCGTCGTACCAAAGAAATTGTCTCTTTTGCTGAACAACTCCAAGCCGAACACCAAAGCGACTCTGATTATACCTTTGGCTTAGAAGATACCGAAAACGACGAAGTCACCGTTGTTAAACTGATTAATTCTCTGTTTGAAGATGCAATCCAAGTCGGCGCATCTGACATTCATATCGAACCCGACACAAATGTTCTGCGTATTCGTCAGCGTATTGATGGTGTGCTCCATGAAACCTTATTGAATGAAGCCAGCGTCGCATCAGCACTTGTCTTGCGCTTAAAACTGATGGGCGGATTAGATATTTCAGAAAAGCGTCTTCCTCAAGATGGCCGCTTTAATGTCAAAGTGCGTGGTCATTCGGTCGATGTGCGTGTATCGACAATGCCGGTGCAGCATGGCGAGTCGGTTGTGATGCGTTTACTGGATCAGTCTGCGGGCATATTAAGCTTAGAAGAAGTCGGCATGCCTGCGGAGCTCTTAGCACGCTTTCGCCGCCAACTTAAACGTCCGCATGGCATGATTTTAGTCACAGGCCCGACAGGTTCAGGTAAAACCACCACCTTATACGGTGCGCTGAGTGAGTTGAATAAACCGGGTAAAAAGTTAATCACCGCAGAAGATCCAGTGGAATACCGCTTACCACGTGTTAACCAAGTACAAGTGAATGCCAAAATTGGCCTGACCTTCTCATCAATATTGCGTACCTTCTTGCGTCAAGACCCCGATATTATTTTGGTGGGCGAAATGCGTGACCAAGAAACGGTTGAAATTGGCTTGCGTTCGGCATTAACAGGACACCTGGTTTTGTCGACGCTGCACACCAACGATGCGGTGGACAGTGCGTTGCGGATGATGGATATGGAAGCGCCAGGTTACCTTGTTGCCAGTGGTGTTAGAGCCGTGTTAGCGCAGCGCTTGGTGCGAAAAGTGTGTGCAGATTGTGGTGAGCCGGAAGAGCTGGATGATGCCAAGCAGCAATGGTTGAAAGCCCGTTTTCCTGATGTTGAAACGGCAGAGTTTCAGCAAGGTCGAGGTTGTCAAAGCTGTAATTTCACGGGTTATCGAGGCCGTATTGGTGTGTTTGAATTACTCGAATTTGATCAAAGTATGATGGATGCCCTGCGTGATAATAATGCGGTGCTATTTAGCCAAATAGCACGTAACAGCACAGGGTATAAGCCCCTAATCAATTCCGCGCTGGATCTGGCGTTAGTTGGTCGAACTAGCTTAGATGAAGTGATTCAGTTGGGCGAAGGGGATTTTATTGATGATACCTTGCTATAG
- a CDS encoding tetratricopeptide repeat protein — MSEINKMLSRLAAKQQASGSHHGNNNQQAPLTAAKVTPVPSSKAPRFIVGTGCAVLLAASVGWWFGQQPNNRVVESTSEENSFTPVMAANAAEIAPHDVASQEPVIVAETAVPKVQEEKHVQAVVTEIGPAKTVNPTSTDHLTTSTAVISPPEIKKPAAKLHQAGSKAAAKVVVASAPVKPQPRTVQRDIPATSEAQVAQTPSEDGDTTGDESLSIEAVELSGQELAQIEYSRAMKAVKSGNSKKAVEFLAKAVQYNPDWIEARQRLSALYYGRGEVRQAILVLQHGLARDSEQPELRLTMAKLLVNESQPQAALTVLSELPKHAPSKYLAMRGALAQQLKDNTRALESYQQLVKSEPFDGRWWLGLGIALERTNDAEKALNAYQQALAMGQISAQTQQFIQQRVSYLQSQGS; from the coding sequence ATGAGTGAAATTAATAAAATGCTTTCGCGTTTAGCCGCGAAGCAACAGGCCAGCGGTAGTCACCACGGCAATAATAATCAGCAAGCGCCACTGACTGCTGCCAAGGTAACCCCAGTGCCTTCTTCAAAGGCACCACGCTTCATTGTTGGCACTGGCTGCGCTGTGCTATTAGCGGCCAGTGTAGGCTGGTGGTTTGGCCAACAGCCAAATAATCGTGTGGTTGAAAGCACCTCTGAAGAAAATAGCTTTACACCTGTAATGGCGGCTAATGCGGCTGAAATTGCGCCTCATGACGTTGCTTCTCAGGAGCCGGTAATCGTCGCTGAAACTGCAGTGCCAAAGGTGCAGGAAGAGAAACACGTTCAAGCCGTCGTGACGGAGATAGGTCCAGCTAAAACAGTGAATCCTACTTCAACTGATCACTTAACGACTTCGACTGCTGTGATCTCGCCACCTGAGATTAAAAAGCCGGCAGCTAAACTGCATCAAGCAGGGTCGAAAGCTGCTGCTAAGGTTGTGGTCGCTTCTGCGCCTGTAAAGCCCCAGCCTCGTACTGTCCAGCGTGATATTCCAGCCACAAGTGAAGCGCAAGTTGCACAAACGCCTTCTGAGGATGGTGATACCACAGGCGATGAAAGTTTAAGTATTGAAGCGGTTGAATTATCGGGTCAAGAGTTAGCACAAATTGAATATTCGCGAGCAATGAAAGCCGTGAAGTCAGGTAACAGCAAGAAGGCGGTTGAATTTTTAGCAAAAGCTGTCCAGTACAACCCTGATTGGATAGAGGCACGTCAGCGCTTATCGGCGCTGTATTATGGTCGCGGCGAAGTGCGCCAAGCTATTTTAGTGCTACAACATGGCCTTGCTCGCGATAGTGAACAGCCTGAACTACGGCTCACAATGGCTAAATTGTTAGTCAATGAATCTCAGCCTCAAGCCGCTTTAACGGTGTTAAGTGAATTACCAAAGCATGCACCAAGTAAATATCTTGCGATGCGTGGTGCGCTTGCGCAGCAGTTAAAAGACAATACGCGTGCCTTAGAAAGTTATCAGCAACTGGTCAAAAGTGAACCGTTTGATGGGCGCTGGTGGCTGGGTTTGGGTATTGCTCTAGAGCGCACCAATGATGCTGAAAAAGCATTAAATGCCTATCAACAAGCCTTGGCGATGGGGCAGATATCCGCCCAAACACAGCAGTTTATCCAGCAGCGTGTGTCATACCTTCAGTCGCAGGGGAGCTAA
- a CDS encoding type II secretion system protein: MTHRNRGFTLVELIVVILLIGIVSGTVASRFVGRDSFDAFLNRDVSISLARQIQIMAMNQSISSSGSCYALIIEQDYLGSPNTAACRQQFPDLLPPLTADDQLNIRFDELGSASKIELYFDITGKPFYFTGKGRNTKKVQACTAICQFDFLTSTNQKSSMCINKEGYIYACS; this comes from the coding sequence ATGACCCACCGTAATAGAGGTTTTACCCTCGTTGAACTCATTGTCGTGATCTTACTGATAGGCATCGTTAGCGGAACCGTTGCCTCACGATTTGTGGGGCGTGATAGTTTCGACGCTTTTCTAAACCGTGATGTCAGCATTTCTTTAGCGCGCCAAATTCAGATAATGGCGATGAACCAGTCAATATCCTCATCTGGTTCCTGTTACGCTTTAATCATAGAGCAAGACTATTTAGGTAGTCCGAATACGGCTGCGTGTCGACAACAATTTCCCGATTTGCTCCCTCCATTAACTGCCGATGATCAGTTGAATATTCGCTTTGATGAACTAGGGAGTGCTTCGAAGATAGAGCTGTATTTTGATATCACAGGTAAACCATTTTACTTTACGGGTAAAGGGAGAAATACCAAGAAAGTACAGGCGTGCACTGCAATCTGCCAGTTCGATTTTCTAACTAGTACCAACCAAAAGAGCAGTATGTGTATCAATAAAGAAGGGTACATCTATGCGTGCTCATAA
- a CDS encoding type IV pilus modification PilV family protein, with translation MRAHNLVTKQKGFTLIEGVITIVILGIAMVTMTSFIFPQVERSATPHYQARAAAISNAFLNEILSRKFDHHSEPVRDVHLRCGESGITCTEPDVVTGRWPEDDPLEYTDILDGNGNVIGKRLNVEFADDVDDFHGCWGDAKLCRQRYSSTNYPWQGLIENLLDPSRTPDEDVGYNNMTLRVDVSYGSPSTGAEDPTQRSYKRVAIKVDTGRYGLYDFVAYRGNY, from the coding sequence ATGCGTGCTCATAACCTAGTGACGAAGCAAAAGGGTTTTACCCTTATTGAGGGGGTTATCACCATAGTGATCCTCGGAATTGCTATGGTTACTATGACCAGTTTTATCTTTCCGCAAGTTGAGCGTTCTGCTACACCACACTATCAAGCTCGTGCTGCTGCTATCAGCAATGCTTTTTTGAATGAAATCTTGTCGCGTAAGTTTGATCATCATTCTGAGCCTGTACGTGATGTGCATTTGCGTTGCGGTGAGAGCGGTATTACTTGCACTGAGCCTGATGTAGTCACGGGTCGTTGGCCTGAAGATGATCCGTTGGAATATACTGATATTCTCGATGGTAACGGGAATGTGATAGGTAAGCGCTTAAACGTCGAATTCGCTGATGATGTCGATGACTTTCATGGTTGCTGGGGGGATGCTAAGTTGTGTCGCCAGCGCTATTCATCGACAAACTACCCGTGGCAAGGCTTGATTGAGAATTTACTTGATCCAAGTCGTACCCCTGATGAAGATGTTGGCTATAACAATATGACGCTTCGTGTTGATGTGAGTTATGGCTCCCCCTCAACAGGCGCAGAGGATCCGACCCAAAGATCCTATAAACGCGTGGCTATCAAAGTGGATACTGGTCGTTACGGTTTATATGATTTTGTTGCTTATCGAGGGAATTATTAA